From the Nostoc sp. PCC 7107 genome, the window TAATTTTAGAAACTACCCTTGGAGAAAAACTGCAAATTACAAATCGCAGTGAAGGGAATAACTTTATTGCAGATGTCCCCAATGCTCAGTTGCGTTTACCATCGGGAGAAGCTTTTACATTTCGTTCAGAAAAACCAATTGCGGGAATTACTGAAATAACAGTTACGAATATTGATGCAAATACTGTACGAGTCACCGTGAATGGTGAGACGGCTTTGCCCACAGTTGAGTTATTTGATGGGGATGAAGGGCTGATTTTTGCAGTAGCATCTACGACAACGGCAATGCAGCAACCGCAAGAACAGCCAGCAACTGAAACACCACCAGAAGAACCAACAGCACAACAGGATGAGCCAATTGAGTTAGTAGTGACGGGAGAGCAAGATAGATATCGTGTACCCAATGCTTCGACTACAACACGGACAGATACATCCCTGCGAGATATTCCCCAATCAATCCAGATTATTCCCCAAGAAGTCTTGCGGGATCAACGCGCCGATATATCTAGTGCGCTGCTGAATGCTCCCAGTGTGCGTAACTCAGCGCCTTCTAACTTTGACTCGTTGCGATTGCAAGTACGAGGCTTTTTTAGCCAACCTACTGTGAATGGCATTAAAGAGACTAACGGTTTAGCCTCGAATGTGGGGCCTGATTTGACAGGAATTGAAAATATCGAAATTCTTCTAGGGCCAAACTCAGTTTTACTTGGTTCAACATCTCCGGGTGGAACAGTCAACTTTGTCACTAAACAGCCGTTACGAGATCCTTACTACTTTATTGAAGCAACTGTGGGTAGTTTTGATTTTTACCGTGGTGAGGTGGATATATCGGGGCCTCTAGATGATGAGAAAAAGGCACTATATCGGCTGAACGCATCTTACAGAGATCAAGGATTTTTTACTGATCTGAGCCAAACTAGTAACCTAGTAATTGCGCCAGTTTTGAGTCTGGAACTGAACAATAATACAAATCTGACCATTGAAGGAATTTATAAGAACCTACAGCAAGACAACAATAACTTGGGCTTACCTGCAACTGGGACGATATTTTCTAATCCTAATGGCAATGTACCTCGTACTCGCATTACCAATAAAGGTGAACTTGATGTCACAACTGCCAGGATTGGATATAGATTAGAGCATAAATTTAATGAAAATTGGTCATTAAATAATTCTTTCCGATATGGATACCTGAACTATGACGGTACTGGTATTAACGTTGGTACAAGGCTTTTAGACGATAATCGCACCCTACTAAGAACAGCTAACGATTCCAACGATCGCTATCGTGATTATAGACTCACAACAAACGTGATTGGTAAGTTTGCAACTGGCTCTATCAACCATCAATTATTATTTGGTATTGATTTGGGACGGTTGAACAATACCTTCAAATTTACGGGTAGACCAGGCGCACCCATTGACTTATTCAATCCCATTTACGGTCAAGCACCTGGAGCAGTAACATCTGAGCTTGATACCAATACGGTCACTGATGAACTTGGCATTATCTTACAAGATCAGGTAGCGATCGCCGATAACTTAAAATTACTCGTCAGTGGTAGATTTGATGCTTTTACTCAAACCAACAGAGACTTACTCGCTGCTACAGAAACAAGTCAATCAGTAACAGCATTTAGTCCCCGTGTGGGAATTGTATATCAGCCCATCCCACCTATTTCCCTGTATGGAAACTATAGCCGTTCGTTTGAGCCAGCCATTGGTCAAGCCTTTGATGGGAGTGACTTTGAGCCTACAAAGGGTACGCAGTTTGAGGTGGGAGTAAAAGCAGATTTAAACCAAAGGCTTTCGACAACACTAGCTTTCTATGACATTACCCAATCGAACGTTTTAACTGACGATCCAAATAACGTAGGTTTTTCTGTGCAAACTGGCGAACAGCGCAGCCAAGGTATTGAACTCAGCCTTACAGGTGAAATTTTACCCGGATGGAATGTGTTTGCTAGTTATGCCTATAACGATGCTCGTGTCACCGAAGATAATAGCATTCCCGTCGGCAACCGCGTACAACGGACAACTCCCC encodes:
- a CDS encoding TonB-dependent siderophore receptor, with product MKRWCLSPSIHLWFMVSLCGYFNIVAVQPGWAKDKPNPQDTEIQDVPSLSPQQKNNSQISQLSDIKLPGTSAIMLVQTPSGDIVPITGVKANPTEKGVEVILETTLGEKLQITNRSEGNNFIADVPNAQLRLPSGEAFTFRSEKPIAGITEITVTNIDANTVRVTVNGETALPTVELFDGDEGLIFAVASTTTAMQQPQEQPATETPPEEPTAQQDEPIELVVTGEQDRYRVPNASTTTRTDTSLRDIPQSIQIIPQEVLRDQRADISSALLNAPSVRNSAPSNFDSLRLQVRGFFSQPTVNGIKETNGLASNVGPDLTGIENIEILLGPNSVLLGSTSPGGTVNFVTKQPLRDPYYFIEATVGSFDFYRGEVDISGPLDDEKKALYRLNASYRDQGFFTDLSQTSNLVIAPVLSLELNNNTNLTIEGIYKNLQQDNNNLGLPATGTIFSNPNGNVPRTRITNKGELDVTTARIGYRLEHKFNENWSLNNSFRYGYLNYDGTGINVGTRLLDDNRTLLRTANDSNDRYRDYRLTTNVIGKFATGSINHQLLFGIDLGRLNNTFKFTGRPGAPIDLFNPIYGQAPGAVTSELDTNTVTDELGIILQDQVAIADNLKLLVSGRFDAFTQTNRDLLAATETSQSVTAFSPRVGIVYQPIPPISLYGNYSRSFEPAIGQAFDGSDFEPTKGTQFEVGVKADLNQRLSTTLAFYDITQSNVLTDDPNNVGFSVQTGEQRSQGIELSLTGEILPGWNVFASYAYNDARVTEDNSIPVGNRVQRTTPHAASLWTTYQIQRGDLQGLGFGLGLFYVGDRAGDTGNTFEVPSYLTTNAAIFYKQDGFRAAINIRNLFNVDYFENAFNRLRVSPGEPFTVQGTVSWTF